One genomic segment of Streptomyces sp. RKND-216 includes these proteins:
- a CDS encoding helix-turn-helix domain-containing protein — protein MAEHRTMQRAALLDAARSLLSEGGTDALTFPALARRTGLARSSVYEYFRSRAAVVEELFAVDFPEWAAEVEAAMAAADGPEARVEAYVRSQLALVGDRRHRAVVAISAGELDAGARERIRAAHGGLISMIVDALAELGHAEPRLTAMLLQGIVDAAVRRIELGAAEDPATVTEVAVALARHGVRRS, from the coding sequence GTGGCCGAGCACCGGACGATGCAGCGTGCGGCCCTGCTGGACGCCGCACGCTCGCTGCTGTCCGAGGGAGGCACCGACGCGCTCACCTTCCCCGCCCTCGCCCGCCGCACCGGCCTCGCCCGCTCCTCGGTGTACGAGTACTTTCGCTCCCGCGCCGCCGTGGTCGAGGAGCTGTTCGCCGTCGACTTCCCCGAGTGGGCAGCCGAGGTGGAGGCGGCCATGGCCGCCGCGGACGGTCCCGAGGCGCGAGTCGAGGCGTACGTCCGCAGCCAGCTCGCCCTGGTCGGCGACCGGCGGCACCGGGCCGTGGTCGCCATCTCGGCCGGCGAACTGGACGCGGGTGCCCGCGAACGCATCCGAGCCGCGCACGGCGGGCTGATCTCGATGATCGTCGACGCCCTCGCCGAGCTCGGGCATGCGGAGCCCCGGCTGACGGCAATGCTGCTCCAGGGCATCGTGGACGCGGCGGTGCGCCGGATCGAGCTGGGCGCCGCCGAGGACCCCGCCACCGTCACCGAGGTCGCGGTCGCCCTGGCCCGCCACGGAGTACGGCGGTCCTGA
- the whiG gene encoding RNA polymerase sigma factor WhiG: MPQHNSGLDRAATGSGPVAVEDAAPGPVPGSLDELWRSYKGTGDERLREQLILHYSPLVKYVAGRVSVGLPANVEQADFVSSGVFGLIDAIEKFDPGRSIKFETYAITRIRGAMIDELRAMDWIPRSVRQKARAVERAYATLEASLRRTPSEAEVAAEMRIPVDELHAVFSQVSLTNVVALEELLHVGAESGDRLSLVDTLEDTAADDPVEVAEDRELRRLLARAVNTLPDREKTVVTLYYYEGLTLAEIGQVLGVTESRVSQIHTKSVLQLRGKLAEVGR, from the coding sequence ATGCCCCAGCACAACTCCGGGCTTGACCGCGCGGCCACCGGCTCAGGTCCGGTCGCCGTCGAGGACGCTGCACCCGGACCCGTCCCCGGTTCGCTCGACGAGCTGTGGCGGTCGTACAAGGGGACGGGCGACGAACGGCTGCGTGAGCAGCTCATCCTCCACTACTCCCCCTTGGTGAAGTACGTGGCCGGTCGGGTCAGCGTGGGCCTTCCCGCCAACGTGGAGCAGGCCGACTTTGTCTCGTCCGGTGTCTTCGGCCTGATCGACGCGATCGAGAAGTTCGACCCCGGCCGCTCGATCAAGTTCGAGACGTACGCGATCACCCGCATCCGCGGCGCGATGATCGACGAGCTGCGGGCCATGGACTGGATCCCGCGCTCGGTGCGCCAGAAGGCCCGTGCGGTGGAGCGCGCGTACGCGACGCTGGAGGCGTCGCTGCGCCGCACGCCGTCCGAGGCGGAGGTCGCGGCCGAGATGCGCATCCCCGTCGACGAGCTGCACGCCGTCTTCAGCCAGGTCTCCCTGACCAACGTGGTGGCCCTGGAGGAGCTGCTGCACGTCGGTGCGGAGAGCGGCGACCGGCTCAGCCTCGTGGACACCCTCGAGGACACCGCCGCCGACGATCCCGTCGAGGTGGCAGAGGACCGCGAGCTCCGGCGCCTCCTGGCCCGGGCCGTCAACACCCTGCCCGACCGCGAGAAGACCGTGGTCACGCTCTACTACTACGAAGGGCTCACCCTCGCCGAGATCGGGCAGGTGCTGGGCGTCACCGAGAGCCGGGTCAGCCAGATCCACACCAAGTCCGTGCTGCAACTGCGCGGGAAGCTGGCCGAGGTGGGTCGCTGA
- the dprA gene encoding DNA-processing protein DprA — MSTGPARATAAHAEAGPDSDERRDRALLTRVAEPGDETVGRWLEDYGPAEIVRRLRGGPPPPGTSARRWEGLRLRAHGVRPGADLAAASTRGVRFVCPGDPDWPVQLDDLGPCRPYGLWVRGAPSLRFWALRSVAVVGARACTDYGVHVAAALGAGLAARGWTVVSGAAYGVDGAAHRGALGAGGATVGVLACGVDVAYPPGHSDLIRRLGECGLLVAELPPGSHPTRGRFVLRNRVIAALTRGTVVVEAEQRSGSLVTARRARDLSRVVMGVPGPVTSGLSTGVHRLLQHDAAAVVTDADEVIEMVGAIGELAPEQEVPVLPRDLLPPEAARVLEALPARAAVTVPQLAAASATPTDRVLVRLHELRALGFVGSAGDRWWLLAPVPRASEGCGRPSPQPQ, encoded by the coding sequence ATGAGTACCGGACCGGCGCGCGCGACCGCAGCCCACGCGGAAGCCGGACCGGACTCCGACGAGCGGCGCGACCGCGCCCTGCTCACCCGGGTCGCCGAGCCCGGTGACGAGACGGTCGGCCGCTGGCTGGAGGACTACGGGCCGGCAGAGATTGTGCGACGCCTGCGCGGCGGCCCCCCTCCACCGGGAACCTCCGCACGGCGCTGGGAAGGCCTCCGGCTGCGCGCCCACGGGGTGCGGCCCGGGGCGGACCTCGCCGCGGCCTCCACCCGAGGCGTCCGCTTCGTCTGCCCCGGCGACCCCGACTGGCCGGTGCAGCTCGACGACCTCGGCCCCTGCCGGCCCTACGGTCTGTGGGTCCGGGGCGCGCCTTCGCTGCGCTTCTGGGCACTGCGCTCGGTGGCGGTGGTGGGCGCCCGTGCCTGCACCGACTACGGGGTGCACGTCGCTGCGGCCCTCGGGGCCGGACTGGCCGCGCGCGGCTGGACCGTGGTCTCCGGCGCCGCCTACGGGGTCGACGGCGCCGCCCACCGGGGAGCGCTGGGCGCGGGAGGGGCGACCGTCGGGGTCCTGGCGTGCGGCGTCGACGTCGCCTACCCGCCCGGCCACAGCGACCTCATCCGGCGCCTGGGCGAGTGCGGCCTGCTCGTCGCCGAGCTGCCACCGGGCAGCCACCCCACGCGCGGCCGTTTCGTGCTGCGCAACCGCGTCATCGCGGCTCTCACACGCGGCACGGTGGTCGTCGAGGCGGAGCAGCGCAGCGGCTCCCTGGTCACCGCCCGCCGGGCCCGCGACCTGAGCCGCGTCGTGATGGGTGTCCCCGGTCCGGTCACTTCCGGGCTCTCCACCGGCGTGCACAGGCTGCTGCAGCACGACGCCGCCGCCGTCGTCACGGACGCGGACGAGGTGATCGAGATGGTCGGCGCCATAGGAGAGCTCGCGCCCGAGCAGGAGGTACCCGTACTGCCACGCGACCTGCTTCCCCCCGAGGCCGCACGGGTGCTCGAGGCGCTCCCGGCCCGGGCGGCGGTCACCGTCCCGCAGCTGGCCGCGGCCTCCGCCACGCCGACCGACCGGGTGCTGGTCCGGCTGCACGAGCTGAGGGCCCTCGGGTTCGTCGGCTCCGCGGGGGACCGCTGGTGGCTGCTCGCCCCCGTGCCCCGAGCGAGCGAGGGCTGCGGGCGGCCGTCACCGCAGCCACAGTGA